From the genome of Perca flavescens isolate YP-PL-M2 chromosome 1, PFLA_1.0, whole genome shotgun sequence, one region includes:
- the grk1a gene encoding rhodopsin kinase GRK1, with the protein MDIGGLTTVVANSAYISARGSFDGTANSASSRDKKYHSRLKLPHITVCEGLRETLDLGFQAVCVEQPIGKRLFQEFLDSNKDYQGPCRLWKDIEEYNMAEDEDRVKKASKILSRYMEPGAKYFCPFLPENGITKVKEKHQEAKDDLLSETMHSVMDFLKEVPYTLFLDGMYLKRFLQWKWLEMQPIGEDWFLDFRILGKGGFGEVSACQMKATGKLYACKKLNKKRLKKRKGYGGAMVEKKILARVHSRFIVSLAYAFQSKTELCLIMTIMNGGDLRYHIYNVDENNPGLDEPRACYYAAQIIQGLEHLHQKRIIYRDLKPENVLLDNQGNVRISDLGLAVELADGQFKIKGYAGTPGFMAPELLKGEEYDCSVDYFTLGVTLYEFMAAKGPFRTRGEKVENKVLKKRILNDPVTYPEKFSENARSICEGLLFKEVDKRLGFKNGSCDEIRAHAFFSEINWRKLNAGILRPPFVPDSKTVYAKNIDDVGAFSTAKGVQLEDKDNDFFDEFASGNISIPWQEEMIEMGIYSELTVWGADGALPNDLRRESILEQPHKSSTCSVS; encoded by the exons GAGACAAGAAGTACCACTCCCGCCTGAAGCTGCCTCACATCACAGTGTGTGAAGGCCTACGGGAGACTTTAGATTTGGGCTTCCAGGCCGTCTGTGTGGAGCAGCCCATCGGCAAACGTCTCTTCCAGGAATTCCTAGACTCCAACAAAGACTATCAAGGCCCCTGCCGCTTGTGGAAAGATATTGAGGAATACAACATGGCTGAGGATGAAGATCGAGTCAAGAAAGCGAGCAAGATTTTGTCCCGGTACATGGAGCCTGGTGCCAAGTATTTCTGCCCCTTCCTGCCAGAAAACGGCATCACAAAGGTCAAAGAGAAACACCAAGAAGCCAAGGATGATCTTCTCAGTGAGACCATGCACAGCGTGATGGACTTTCTCAAGGAAGTGCCCTACACTTTGTTCCTGGATGGTATGTATCTGAAAAGGTTTCTGCAGTGGAAGTGGTTGGAGATGCAGCCCATAGGAGAGGATTGGTTCTTGGATTTTCGCATATTGGGGAAAGGGGGTTTTGGGGAAGTGTCTGCCTGTCAGATGAAGGCCACGGGGAAATTGTACGCTTGCAAAAAGCTCAACAAGAAGAGGCTGAAGAAGAGAAAAGGCTATGGG GGGGCGATGGTGGAGAAGAAGATCCTGGCTCGAGTTCACAGCAGGTTCATCGTCTCGTTGGCGTACGCCTTCCAGTCAAAAACAGAGTTGTGTCTGATCATGACCATCATGAACGGAGGAGACTTGAG GTATCACATTTATAACGTGGATGAGAACAACCCGGGGTTGGACGAGCCGAGGGCCTGTTACTACGCTGCTCAGATCATCCAGGGTCTGGAGCACCTCCACCAGAAGAGGATCATTTACAGAGACCTCAAACCAGAAAACGTGCTGCTGGATAATCAAG GTAACGTCCGTATCTCTGACCTTGGTCTGGCTGTGGAGCTGGCTGATGGTCAGTTCAAAATCAAGGGTTACGCCGGGACTCCAG GTTTCATGGCTCCAGAGCTGCTGAAAGGAGAAGAGTATGACTGCTCCGTAGATTACTTCACTCTGGGGGTCACTCTGTATGAGTTCATGGCCGCCAAGGGACCCTTCAGGACCCGAGGAGAGAag GTGGAGAATAAGGTGTTGAAGAAGCGCATTCTGAATGATCCAGTAACATATCCAGAGAAGTTCAGTGAGAACGCCCGGTCCATCTGTGAGGGTTTGCTGTTCAAAGAGGTCGACAAGAGGCTCGGCTTCAAAAACGGATCGTGTGACGAGATCAGGGCGCACGCCTTCTTCAGCGAGATCAACTGGAGGAAACTCAATGCAG GGATCCTCAGACCTCCTTTCGTGCCGGACTCAAAGACAGTTTATGCCAAGAACATTGACGATGTCGGGGCCTTCTCCACGGCTAAAGGCGTGCAGCTTGAAGACAAGGACAATGATTTTTTTGATGAGTTCGCCTCGGGGAACATCTCTATCCCCTGGCAGGAAGAGATGATCGAGATGGGGATCTACAGCGAGCTCACAGTCTGGGGAGCTGACGGCGCTTTGCCCAACGACCTGCGGCGTGAATCCATCCTGGAGCAGCCACACAAGTCTTCCACATGCTCAGTGTCGTAA